Proteins encoded in a region of the Trypanosoma brucei gambiense DAL972 chromosome 11, complete sequence genome:
- a CDS encoding metallo-peptidase, Clan MC, Family M14 — translation MTSRIEKSVRGKGAVKLRGFLKSKEQLFATKLSSPRVECRAGNEEKGAMGEKDVTGGRHVHGVVAPHRTLDTGTASVPLPANLPPDGKGKKLLNPLRKKLLRDLSADEGGSLQHLPAKPTGHKELGAIRIATADVFPAGEAPHRPAALSSAVLSSPMQGLKTAAGKLNPPVGIGRKKRQQKLQKAQLASTVRVERLRSDGTSRCGKKGSVKVPSECSSLNSSITCTVNTNDCAELDRESGVDDIDDPNDDNAQELSANELGDELAPYDEVDEEEAVQRYMGSHRASTSPKKTEDSVSLNRCLSDPSLSNTLCDARAAPLDRPNSAIGSCAAPEDLQRSLDEKMEESSRRPSTAGQLGEGTSSFGTQKASELFNDSLCRSLSLYDAFFLNEDGTTWLVDDRVLARCLNYIGLMDYEHELHGLRRTTGNNLSASAWAQLSSPVKRNVMPSSVASAAPPLRCTTSPNFVNSSNSFSVGQSKLCKAPESRGGRPDFPTLFLDIDETMRWLSGQEYVIGTILACCTRDSDGSEDGNVQPYLSPAVHPIKQIATIVRECYPHWGSTVRFADAWEKQVVLVLGTSSPSHQLLFPFPEEGIFFSSDMEGGNIARVERMPESTLLHLQQYPQQPNGIGFSLWMEPEPGCGQRLWFRFAFAGVKPHTSVTLRLVNIQPTTKLYGRNGMRPVWRAGNCLRQWVPVAQCSYRTTNDEADGELTFVITPRTNDVIHVAFCVPYTYADLLCHITHWHNLVKNSTCDIWFEERVLCYTQDGRKLHMLIITSSSTKTNQRHRSKRKVEGSNSANNGACGPTACNANSNGGGGNPSRKPIVGPYSQFEKGKKVVLVSGRVHPGETTASHGVHGAISFLLSRDPLAAKLRDNFIFYIVPMLNPDGVSRGHTRLDQNGFNLNRCYNRPIPQTQPTVSALRKVFDHLRQVFDDRFFMYLDFHSHVSQSSCFAFGNYLPATVQHWNMLFPKIISLHAKELFGYSICRFGRGHMLSKEGSSRVLFGAGLIHSYTIELTYFTNNRLYIDGLLAGGTSNIMDGESWEDRYTHTQIVPQRSPVAHNASTVTPLNEQGTAVGAVKSSKCVRSNSQQKRLKKRDVTKIPSDCGNGKPELLRQIRVPCILAQSAEVGRSCMLSLLDYCSVDNYISPQFAAYGGMERMLRDVKRHMGSPTAAKPGSCRLQFIYKQQQQLQQ, via the coding sequence ATGACCTCCCGCATTGAGAAGAGTGTTCGTGGTAAAGGAGCGGTGAAACTACGAGGGTTCCTGAAATCGAAGGAACAACTTTTTGCTACCAAACTGAGTAGCCCCCGCGTCGAATGCAGGGCaggaaatgaggaaaagggCGCTATGGGAGAAAAAGATGTGACTGGCGGGAGGCACGTGCACGGTGTTGTTGCGCCTCATCGCACTCTCGATACTGGCACCGCGTCCGTCCCTCTCCCAGCCAACCTCCCACCCGATGGTAAGGgaaagaagctgctgaaTCCTCTGCGGAAGAAGTTACTGAGAGACCTTTCTGCTGACGAGGGCGGCTCGTTGCAGCATCTGCCGGCGAAACCCACTGGGCACAAGGAACTGGGTGCAATAAGAATCGCTACTGCAGACGTGTTCCCCGCTGGTGAGGCGCCTCACCGTCCTGCTGCACTATCGTCAGCTGTGTTATCCTCGCCCATGCAGGGTTTGAAGACAGCTGCAGGTAAGTTGAACCCACCGGTAGGTATAGGACGCAAGAAGCGCCAACAGAAGTTGCAAAAGGCACAACTCGCGTCTACCGTTCGAGTAGAACGACTCAGGAGTGACGGCACTTCCAGATGCGGGAAGAAAGGTAGCGTCAAGGTTCCCTCCGAGTGCTCCAGTCTTAATTCTAGCATCACATGTACAGTTAACACAAATGATTGCGCGGAACTGGACAGAGAGAGTGGTGTAGACGACATCGACGATCCAAACGATGACAACGCACAAGAACTATCTGCTAATGAGTTAGGTGACGAGCTAGCGCCTTATGATGAGgtggatgaagaggaggcagtGCAGCGGTACATGGGAAGCCACAGAGCCTCAACTTCGCCGAAAAAGACGGAGGACAGCGTCTCACTCAATCGGTGCCTCAGCGATCCATCGCTGTCAAACACATTGTGTGACGCACGTGCTGCACCGCTGGATCGTCCCAACAGCGCAATCGGAAGTTGTGCTGCTCCAGAAGATTTGCAACGGTCACTCGatgaaaaaatggaagaaagtTCCCGGCGGCCATCCACTGCCGGTCAGCTGGGGGAGGGCACCAGTAGTTTCGGCACGCAAAAGGCTTCGGAACTCTTCAATGACAGCCTTTGCCGCTCCCTGAGTTTGTATGACGCGTTTTTCCTCAATGAAGACGGGACTACTTGGCTTGTCGATGACCGTGTTCTCGCTAGATGCCTAAATTATATCGGGCTTATGGATTACGAGCACGAGCTCCACGGACTGCGGCGCACTACAGGGAACAACTTGAGTGCTTCTGCATGGGCGCAGCTTTCGTCCCCTGTGAAACGCAATGTGATGCCATCGTCTGTGGCATCTGCGGCGCCGCCGCTTCGGTGCACTACTTCTCCCAACTTTGTGAACAGTAGCAATTCTTTTTCGGTGGGGCAGAGTAAGCTGTGCAAAGCTCCAGAGTCGCGAGGAGGCCGTCCTGATTTTCCTACCCTCTTCCTTGACATCGACGAGACAATGAGATGGCTCTCTGGACAGGAATATGTCATAGGAACCATCCTAGCATGTTGTACGCGCGACAGCGATGGCTCTGAAGACGGGAATGTTCAGCCGTACTTGTCCCCTGCAGTTCATCCCATAAAGCAAATTGCCACAATTGTACGGGAATGTTACCCTCATTGGGGTAGCACAGTCCGTTTTGCGGACGCATGGGAGAAGCAGGTTGTCCTTGTTCTTGGTACATCCTCACCATCGCATCAGTTACTGTTCCCGTTTCCGGAGGAGGGCATATTCTTCTCGTCCGACATGGAGGGTGGAAATATTGCTCGCGTGGAACGTATGCCCGAGTCAACACTACTGCATCTGCAGCAATATCCACAGCAGCCGAATGGGATCGGCTTTTCATTGTGGATGGAACCTGAACCCGGATGCGGGCAAAGGTTGTGGTTTCGTTTTGCTTTCGCCGGCGTCAAACCTCATACGTCGGTGACTTTGCGATTAGTTAACATTCAACCCACCACAAAACTATATGGTCGGAATGGCATGCGACCTGTGTGGAGGGCAGGGAATTGCCTCCGGCAGTGGGTGCCAGTAGCGCAGTGCTCGTATCGCACAACAAATGACGAGGCTGATGGGGAACTGACGTTTGTCATAACACCCCGTACAAATGATGTCATTCATGTGGCGTTCTGCGTTCCCTACACATATGCTGATTTACTCTGCCACATTACCCACTGGCATAACTTGGTTAAAAATAGTACGTGCGATATTTGGTTTGAAGAGCGTGTGTTGTGTTACACGCAGGATGGTCGCAAACTGCACATGCTTATCATAACGAGTTCCTCTACGAAAACTAATCAGCGGCACCGGAGCAAGCGGAAAGTGGAAGGCAGCAACAGCGCCAATAATGGAGCTTGCGGCCCTACAGCCTGCAATGCCAACTCCAATGGCGGTGGCGGTAACCCGTCTCGTAAGCCCATTGTTGGACCATACTCTCAGTTCGAGAAGGGTAAGAAGGTCGTGCTGGTGAGTGGCCGCGTGCATCCCggggaaacaacagcatcCCATGGTGTTCATGGCgcaatttccttccttctttcccgcGACCCACTAGCGGCAAAGCTACGGGACAATTTTATCTTTTATATTGTACCTATGTTAAACCCCGACGGTGTCTCCAGGGGTCACACTCGGCTTGACCAGAACGGATTTAACCTTAATCGCTGTTATAACAGGCCGATTCCTCAGACACAACCCACTGTGAGCGCCCTCCGCAAGGTGTTCGACCACCTGCGCCAAGTGTTTGACGACCGCTTCTTCATGTATTTGGACTTTCATTCGCACGTTTCGCAGTCTAGCTGTTTCGCCTTCGGTAATTACCTCCCGGCGACGGTGCAGCACTGGAATATGCTCTTTCCAAAGATCATCAGTTTACACGCGAAGGAGCTCTTTGGGTACTCGATCTGCCGATTCGGACGCGGCCACATGTTGAGCAAGGAGGGAAGTTCGCGCGTGCTTTTTGGCGCCGGCCTCATCCACTCCTACACCATTGAACTCACGTATTTCACAAACAACCGGCTGTACATTGACGGTCTGTTGGCTGGCGGCACGTCCAACATTATGGATGGAGAATCGTGGGAGGACCGATACACCCATACACAGATCGTGCCGCAGCGCAGCCCCGTCGCCCACAACGCCAGCACTGTTACACCCCTTAATGAACAGGGTACGGCAGTTGGAGCCGTCAAAAGTAGCAAGTGCGTCCGTAGCAACTCACAACAGAAGAGGCTAAAGAAGCGTGATGTCACCAAGATCCCCAGTGACTGTGGTAATGGCAAACCAGAACTGTTGAGGCAGATTAGGGTACCGTGCATTCTGGCGCAAAGCGCTGAAGTCGGTCGTTCGTGCATGCTTTCTTTGCTCGACTACTGCTCTGTCGATAACTACATATCACCACAGTTTGCAGCGTATGGAGGGATGGAGCGAATGCTGCGGGATGTCAAACGCCACATGGGTTCACCGACCGCCGCGAAGCCGGGGTCGTGCAGGCTGCAGTTCATTtacaagcaacagcaacaactgcAGCAATAA
- a CDS encoding hslVU complex proteolytic subunit, putative yields the protein MLRRVGRTTCSPAACQLRHTTILSVRKGDTVVLLGDRQVTLGERIVAKSSACKLRRINDDVVIGFAGSTADAISLMEKLENKIGEFPNQLTRAAVELAKEWRTDRALRRLEASLIVCSAEETLEIDGQGNVITPEADGIVAIGSGGTFAKAAARALIDVDGYDAEKIARKAMRIATDIDVFSNEHWDVEVLKRKSEKQEGSEASAKTSE from the coding sequence ATGCTTCGCCGTGTCGGCCGCACTACGTGTTCCCCTGCAGCGTGTCAACTACGTCACACAACCATCCTTTCTGTCCGCAAGGGTGATACGGTTGTGCTACTCGGTGATCGACAGGTTACCCTTGGTGAGCGCATTGTCGCCAAATCCAGTGCATGCAAGCTGCGTCGCATTAATGATGATGTTGTCATTGGTTTCGCGGGCAGCACTGCGGACGCGATTTCTCTTATGGAGAAACTTGAGAACAAAATTGGTGAGTTCCCAAATCAGCTTACCCGTGCGGCTGTTGAGCTAGCTAAAGAGTGGCGTACTGATCGCGCACTTCGCCGGTTGGAAGCCTCACTCATTGTTTGCAGTGCTGAGGAGACTCTGGAAATTGATGGACAGGGTAATGTTATTACGCCAGAGGCTGATGGAATTGTGGCAATTGGGTCCGGTGGAACCTTCgcgaaggcagcggcacGGGCGCTCATTGATGTGGACGGCTACGATGCGGAGAAAATCGCGCGGAAAGCGATGCGCATCGCCACAGATATCGATGTTTTCAGCAACGAACACTGGGATGTTGAGGTACTCAAGCGGAAATCCGAGAAGCAGGAAGGGTCGGAAGCGTCGGCGAAAACTAGCGAGTAA
- a CDS encoding GOLGI SNAP receptor complex member, putative has translation MDSKQRIWDSLRNDARQADNLIERKLAALEDIARRVDDETSGVSFGAKGTASTTGFNQYNNPSSSSSTTFGNTAVVHFPSESHVRSVQLEFEHSQSEVEVVLQRFETLLETMAETARELPLESAAMTHMERFQQLAAEKRRTLFRVAADFKRRCERVELLPNISRELDVHREDVGTQLLLKEQESLRHTQRMLNNIIDRGEQAHLQLREQRDTFSSVSDRLLEITQRVPFVKNVLNRIDSRRRREAVIVGALIGLCMTIFVLFLF, from the coding sequence ATGGATAGCAAACAACGAATATGGGATTCGCTGCGCAACGATGCCAGACAGGCCGACAATCTCATTGAGCGGAAATTAGCCGCCTTGGAGGATATTGCCCGGCGTGTTGATGATGAGACGAGCGGTGTTTCGTTTGGAGCTAAAGGCACGGCTTCTACGACAGGTTTCAACCAGTATAACAACCCCTCATCATCTAGCAGCACTACATTCGGCAATACCGCTGTTGTACACTTCCCTTCAGAATCTCACGTGAGGAGCGTCCAGCTTGAGTTTGAGCACAGTCAGTCGGAGGTGGAGGTTGTGCTGCAGCGGTTTGAGACACTGCTGGAAACTATGGCGGAAACTGCGCGTGAGCTCCCACTGGAGTCAGCCGCCATGACTCACATGGAGCGGTTTCAACAGCTAGCGGCTGAGAAGCGCCGGACTCTTTTCCGCGTCGCCGCCGACTTCAAGCGCCGTTGTGAACGCGTTGAGCTGCTTCCGAATATAAGTCGCGAGCTTGATGTTCACCGTGAGGACGTAGGTACGCAGTTACTGCTCAAGGAACAGGAGTCGCTGCGCCACACACAGCGGATGCTTAACAACATCATCGATCGAGGAGAGCAGGCCCATCTGCAACTGCGTGAGCAGCGGGACACTTTCTCTAGCGTTAGCGATAGATTGCTGGAGATCACGCAGCGTGTCCCGTTTGTCAAAAATGTGCTGAATAGGATCGATAGTAGGCGACGCAGGGAGgctgttattgttggtgCATTGATTGGTTTGTGCATGAcaatttttgtgttgtttttattctaA